One segment of Haloplanus natans DSM 17983 DNA contains the following:
- the hisB gene encoding imidazoleglycerol-phosphate dehydratase HisB, which yields MDRTAARSRETAETTIDLTLDVDGEGDARVDTGIGFFDHMLESFAKHGLFDLTVDCDGDLEIDDHHTVEDVALVLGAAFDEALGDKRGIRRFADRRVPLDEAVASVVVDVSGRPLYRFDGAFSQERVGAFTSAMARHFGRSLAMQAGLTLHVDVTGENAHHEVEALFKALARTLDDATRIDDRRSDTPSTKGEL from the coding sequence ATGGACCGCACGGCCGCCCGGAGCCGCGAAACCGCGGAGACGACGATCGATCTGACCCTCGACGTGGACGGCGAGGGCGACGCCCGCGTCGACACCGGCATCGGCTTCTTCGATCACATGCTCGAATCCTTCGCCAAACACGGCCTGTTCGACCTCACAGTCGACTGCGACGGCGACCTGGAGATCGACGACCACCACACCGTCGAGGACGTGGCGCTCGTCCTCGGCGCGGCGTTCGACGAGGCCCTCGGCGACAAGCGCGGCATCCGCCGGTTCGCCGACCGGCGTGTCCCCCTCGACGAAGCCGTCGCGAGCGTCGTCGTCGACGTGAGCGGCCGCCCCCTCTATCGCTTCGACGGCGCGTTCTCCCAGGAGCGCGTCGGGGCGTTCACGAGCGCCATGGCGCGACATTTCGGTCGATCGCTGGCGATGCAGGCGGGGCTGACCCTCCACGTCGACGTGACGGGCGAGAACGCCCACCACGAGGTCGAAGCGCTGTTCAAGGCGCTCGCGCGCACGCTCGACGACGCTACCCGGATCGACGACCGACGCTCCGACACGCCGAGCACGAAAGGCGAGCTGTGA
- the hisA gene encoding 1-(5-phosphoribosyl)-5-[(5-phosphoribosylamino)methylideneamino]imidazole-4-carboxamide isomerase, which yields MTQFPEFEVIPAVDMQDSEVVQLVQGERGTEKRYGDPVEAARRWVDAGARTLHLVDLDGAFEGERANASAVEAVVEAVDVPIQLGGGIRTAADALSLLDRGVDRVILGTAAVENPDIVRTISDERPGSVVVSLDAKGDEVVVSGWTEGTGLDPVAAAERYEELGAGAILFTDVDVEGKLEGVRTERIERLADAVEIPVVASGGVASLDDVRACREAGAAAVVVGTALYEGAFTLAAAMDA from the coding sequence ATGACGCAGTTCCCGGAGTTCGAGGTGATCCCCGCCGTCGATATGCAGGACAGCGAGGTGGTGCAACTGGTCCAGGGGGAGCGCGGCACGGAGAAACGCTACGGCGACCCCGTCGAGGCGGCGCGGCGGTGGGTCGACGCCGGCGCCCGAACCCTCCATCTGGTCGACCTCGACGGCGCCTTCGAGGGCGAACGCGCCAACGCGTCGGCGGTCGAAGCCGTCGTCGAGGCGGTGGACGTACCGATCCAACTCGGCGGCGGTATCCGGACCGCCGCGGACGCCCTGTCGCTGCTGGATCGGGGCGTCGACCGCGTGATCCTCGGCACCGCCGCCGTCGAGAACCCCGACATCGTCCGGACGATCAGCGACGAGCGACCGGGGAGCGTCGTGGTGAGTCTCGACGCGAAAGGCGACGAAGTGGTCGTCTCGGGGTGGACCGAAGGGACGGGGCTCGACCCCGTCGCGGCCGCCGAACGCTACGAGGAGTTGGGCGCCGGCGCCATCCTCTTTACCGACGTGGACGTGGAGGGAAAGCTGGAGGGGGTGCGGACCGAGCGGATCGAACGCCTCGCGGACGCGGTGGAGATACCGGTCGTCGCCAGCGGGGGCGTCGCCAGCCTCGACGACGTGCGGGCGTGCCGGGAAGCGGGCGCCGCGGCCGTCGTCGTCGGCACCGCGCTGTACGAGGGGGCGTTCACGCTGGCGGCGGCGATGGACGCGTAG